One Flavobacteriales bacterium genomic region harbors:
- a CDS encoding carboxypeptidase-like regulatory domain-containing protein, translated as MSQTDNASTLRFKGEIKNAITNKGIAFVNAQVKGVPIGTTTNQDGEFELDIPVVYKNRLLVFSHLGYVAKSINIDFQKNRRTILLEERKVSLDEFTVKYGEFPFPNSVYLCDTTFADFYKRGESLPMNAKNKSCYGTFSIEDIDSCKNKSVYAFDMDCGLTVDPISINCDGEYTIELYFKLYTWYYEKGQQEYWNRLIYWGKGDNGLYASPVDNTYDLWNRSSHRAGKYKSDQWHYLVITRDKEKQLKMYANGELFKTYKDNFKIACGKDLMFFADTGGGRKGEAAPGKVAYISTSKGVINQEKISQRNECMPCCECE; from the coding sequence GTGAGTCAAACTGATAATGCGAGTACCCTTCGGTTTAAAGGGGAGATTAAAAATGCCATAACAAACAAAGGTATTGCCTTTGTAAATGCGCAAGTAAAAGGTGTTCCTATTGGCACTACAACTAACCAAGACGGAGAGTTCGAGTTAGACATTCCGGTAGTTTATAAAAACAGATTATTGGTATTCTCACATCTCGGATACGTAGCCAAATCAATAAATATTGACTTCCAAAAAAACCGAAGGACCATCCTTTTAGAAGAGCGAAAAGTGTCTTTAGATGAGTTTACTGTAAAGTATGGGGAGTTTCCTTTTCCAAACAGCGTTTACTTGTGCGATACAACCTTCGCCGACTTTTACAAAAGGGGTGAATCCCTACCTATGAACGCTAAAAACAAATCATGCTATGGCACTTTCTCCATAGAAGATATTGATTCATGCAAAAATAAATCTGTCTATGCTTTCGACATGGATTGTGGCCTAACTGTAGATCCAATTAGCATAAACTGCGATGGAGAATACACCATTGAGCTGTACTTCAAATTATATACCTGGTATTATGAAAAGGGACAACAGGAATATTGGAATCGGTTGATTTATTGGGGGAAAGGTGACAATGGATTGTATGCTAGTCCGGTGGATAATACCTACGACCTTTGGAATAGAAGTAGCCATAGAGCTGGGAAATATAAATCGGACCAATGGCATTATCTCGTAATTACACGAGACAAAGAAAAGCAACTAAAGATGTATGCAAATGGAGAACTCTTTAAGACCTACAAAGACAATTTCAAAATAGCGTGCGGAAAAGATCTCATGTTTTTTGCCGATACTGGTGGAGGTAGAAAAGGAGAAGCTGCACCAGGAAAAGTGGCCTACATTTCCACATCAAAAGGAGTAATAAACCAAGAAAAAATATCGCAGAGAAACGAATGTATGCCATGTTGCGAGTGCGAATAA